From the genome of Trypanosoma brucei brucei TREU927 chromosome 11 chr11_scaffold01 genomic scaffold, whole genome shotgun sequence:
TTACTTTTCTCGACACTTCAACGTTTGAGTACCACTCACGCTGCGTGACCAGACCCTCAGAGTGACGCGTTTGTGTTTCGCAACAGTCAGTTGACTGTGTGCGCGTATGCATTTGTATGTCCTTGGCAGCAGGGGCTCCACATAATTTAAGTCTTTGCCTTCGCAAGGcgtaccttttctttccctttcgccAAACACCTGTCAGGATGGAGTGATCTACAACGATTAGATACCCCAGGTTCCCGGATCGTTTCCGTACTGCTCTGTGTTTCAAAACTTGTCTTAGGAGGCGGAAGACCTATATGTTGCGGTGGAGTTTACTACGAAGAGATCAAGTAGTCAcgcatttatttataaaaatgctatacatatatgcctatatgtatgtatatcgGGATGGAAGGCAGGGTTAGCGACTTCTTGATGTAGGGGGTTTGGACCTTAGTGGAACTCGGTTTAACTTCCCGTGTTTGCTAATGGAAAACCCACCTGAAGGAAACGCTAAGATACTTATTGCCTTTTCATGTTTATGCGGACGCAGGGGGGTGGATTGAACGTTCAGTTTTCTGAAGTTGACGATCCAACTAGAGGGGATGGGGTGGGAATCTGCTTGTGGTTTGAACCTAGGTGTAAAATGTAGTGGCAGCCAACAACTTTCTCTTTGCTACCCTGGATAACAACGTTGAACATGTTCCGTTAATTACGTTTTTAGGTACTGTACAGTTTCGCCTTTCACGTGCAACCAGCTTTCCAGATGCAACTAAAATGTGGGGACGCTTGCATTAGattctgttattttttctattttcctatTTAAATTTCTTTCCTGGAATGCGCACCGAACCGCCCGCAATTCCGAACGTACACCACGTAGGATAGATGGAAAGGATGTCTCTCGCGGTGGTGAGACAGCTTGACGCTGACCACGAAAGGGGGGGAATCTGGTATCTTTCCGGACACCGGGACCATGTGCTTTCGATTGCTGCTAGCAGTCATGGTGTGTTCGCGACGTGCGACGCAAAAGGATTGGGTCTGTTATGGAAACACGATACTTCCCATTCTAACAGTGATCCCTCTCATGTCAGCAGGATATCTAGTGAGGGACCGGCTATCGTTGCGGCCTGTTTCCCTTCCAGCACGCGACTTTGTACGGCTCAAGGTAATGGACGGGTTGGCGTATGGGATATCGAAGCCTCCACGGAAGTGCAGTCACTTTCGCGTCTCCCCAGTCGTGGCAAGTCGGTAAATTGGCCGGTTATTAACGCACTTTCGGCGTGGGAGAGCGATCTTGTTGCCTACGGTGGCGATGATGGCTATTTGGTTCTTAGCAGTCTTGCGGTAAGGAATCCTGTTGTGTCAGTGAACCTGCGGGTTCCCATTACATCTGTTGCCGCAGCGGCCACTTCATTGCTTGTTGGTGATGTTCTTGGGAACATTCGTTGCTTTGATACGCGGACATTTAAAAGCCTCTATTGTTTTCAGGGACACCGTGGTGTCGTGACCTCTGTATCGGTGAAGGAAGATGCTTCCTTGGCGGTGTCGTACGGCATGGATGACTCCCTTGCTTTGTGGAATGCGCTGCCCTTTTCACTCACCACAGAGGACCGTTTGATTCACAGGGGAGAATTCCACCAAGGCGACACAAAGACTCTTTTACGCTGTGATTGGGCAACTAGCGGTGCAGCTCTAGTTCCCGTGAGCGATGGTCGTGTTGTGTATCTTAGTGCCCCGACGCTTGATGGTATCAGAACAATACTCCCTGGGCGTCACCGACGGGAGCCGGCACAGTGTGCCGCATTCATTGGGGATGGCTATGCTGTAAGCTCGGCTGAGACCGAGGTAATATTACAGCGAATTTAATAAAACCATTCTGTACCGGCCCTTCGTTCACTGTGAACTATATTGCTGTGCATGCATATTGACTTTAGGTCCTCTTGGTACCTTTCCCTCTGCTCTTCCTGTtcccttcttatttttaGTCCCGACAGTGCAGGCACGCCATG
Proteins encoded in this window:
- a CDS encoding hypothetical protein, conserved (GPI-Anchor Signal predicted for Tb11.01.2940 by DGPI v2.04 with cleavage site probability 0.21600002 near 304) produces the protein MERMSLAVVRQLDADHERGGIWYLSGHRDHVLSIAASSHGVFATCDAKGLGLLWKHDTSHSNSDPSHVSRISSEGPAIVAACFPSSTRLCTAQGNGRVGVWDIEASTEVQSLSRLPSRGKSVNWPVINALSAWESDLVAYGGDDGYLVLSSLAVRNPVVSVNLRVPITSVAAAATSLLVGDVLGNIRCFDTRTFKSLYCFQGHRGVVTSVSVKEDASLAVSYGMDDSLALWNALPFSLTTEDRLIHRGEFHQGDTKTLLRCDWATSGAALVPVSDGRVVYLSAPTLDGIRTILPGRHRREPAQCAAFIGDGYAVSSAETEVILQRI